The proteins below come from a single Saccharopolyspora sp. SCSIO 74807 genomic window:
- a CDS encoding Tex family protein → MVTTAVHQRIAEELGVQERQVDAAVNLLDGGATVPFVARYRKEITGALDDAQLRTLEERLRYLRELEERRNTVLESIDSQGKLDDELRARVLAADSKARLEDIYLPYKPKRRTKGQIAREAGLEPLADLLLSDPQQDPQTRAAEYVDADNGVADADAALEGARAILVERFSEDADLVGELREKMWKQGRVSSRVREGKQEEGAKFADYFEFGEPFTALPSHRILALLRGEKEEVLDLSLEPDDGSEPDGPSEYERAIAARFGITDAGRPADRWLNDVVRWAWRTRVLTHLGIDLRLRLRQNAEEEAVRVFAANLRDLLLAAPAGTRATMGLDPGYRTGVKVAVVDGTGKLVATDTIYPHKPQQRWDQAIDTLARLAREHDVELVAIGNGTASRETDKLAGELIKRHTELKLTKISVSEAGASVYSASSYASRELPELDVSLRGAVSIARRLQDPLAELVKIDPKSIGVGQYQHDVTESKLSRSLDAVVEDCVNAVGVDVNTASAPLLTRVSGIGAGLAENIIAHRDDIGPFHSRQGLKDVARLGPKAFEQCAGFLRIPGGDDPLDSSSVHPESYPVVRRILESTGDDLGSLIGNTKVLRGLAPAEFVDDSVGLPTVTDILAELEKPGRDPRPTFQTATFAEGVEKVTDIEPGMRLEGVVTNVAAFGAFVDVGVHQDGLVHVSAMSKNFVNDPHDVVKSGDVVTVKVLDVDVQRKRISLTLRLDDDVTGGGRGGDRGADKAKGGDRAKAKGGDRAKGKDGGQGRGGEQNRPGQNRTGQGRNEGQGRGGRKGRDSAPAGGALADALRRAGFEGSGK, encoded by the coding sequence TCGACGACGCGCAGCTGCGCACGCTCGAAGAACGGCTGCGGTACCTGCGGGAGCTCGAAGAGCGCCGGAACACCGTGCTGGAGTCGATCGACTCGCAGGGCAAGCTGGACGACGAGCTGCGCGCGCGGGTGCTGGCCGCCGACTCGAAGGCCCGGCTGGAGGACATCTACCTGCCCTACAAGCCGAAGCGGCGCACCAAGGGCCAGATCGCCCGCGAGGCCGGGCTGGAGCCGCTGGCCGACCTGCTGCTGTCGGACCCGCAGCAGGACCCGCAGACCCGCGCCGCCGAGTACGTCGACGCGGACAACGGGGTCGCCGACGCCGACGCCGCTCTCGAAGGCGCCCGCGCGATCCTGGTCGAGCGCTTCTCCGAGGACGCCGACCTGGTAGGCGAGCTGCGCGAGAAGATGTGGAAGCAGGGCAGGGTGAGCTCCCGGGTGCGGGAGGGCAAGCAGGAGGAGGGCGCGAAGTTCGCGGACTACTTCGAGTTCGGCGAACCGTTCACCGCGCTGCCGTCGCACCGGATCCTGGCGCTGCTGCGCGGGGAGAAGGAAGAGGTGCTGGACCTGTCGCTGGAGCCGGACGACGGCTCCGAGCCGGACGGTCCCAGCGAGTACGAACGCGCTATCGCCGCCCGCTTCGGCATCACCGACGCGGGGCGGCCCGCGGACCGCTGGCTGAACGACGTGGTGCGCTGGGCTTGGCGCACCCGCGTGCTGACCCACCTGGGCATCGACCTGCGGCTGCGGCTGCGGCAGAACGCCGAGGAAGAAGCGGTTCGGGTGTTCGCCGCGAACCTGCGGGACCTGCTGCTGGCCGCGCCCGCGGGCACCCGCGCCACGATGGGCCTGGACCCCGGCTACCGCACCGGCGTGAAGGTCGCCGTCGTCGACGGCACCGGCAAGCTGGTCGCCACCGACACGATCTACCCGCACAAGCCGCAGCAGCGCTGGGACCAGGCGATCGACACGCTGGCGCGGCTTGCGCGGGAACACGACGTCGAGCTGGTCGCGATCGGCAACGGCACCGCGTCCCGGGAGACCGACAAGCTCGCCGGGGAGCTGATCAAGCGGCACACCGAGCTGAAGCTGACCAAGATCTCGGTGTCCGAGGCGGGCGCCTCGGTGTATTCCGCCTCCAGCTACGCCTCCCGCGAGCTGCCCGAGCTGGATGTGTCGCTGCGCGGGGCGGTGTCCATCGCGCGGCGGCTGCAGGACCCGCTGGCGGAACTGGTCAAGATCGACCCGAAGTCGATCGGGGTGGGCCAGTACCAGCACGACGTGACCGAGTCGAAGCTGTCGCGCTCGCTGGACGCGGTGGTGGAGGACTGCGTGAACGCGGTCGGCGTGGACGTCAACACCGCATCCGCACCGCTGCTGACCAGGGTTTCCGGCATCGGCGCGGGGCTGGCGGAGAACATCATCGCGCACCGCGACGACATCGGGCCGTTCCACTCCCGGCAGGGGCTCAAGGACGTGGCGCGGCTCGGGCCGAAGGCGTTCGAGCAGTGCGCGGGCTTCCTGCGCATCCCCGGCGGGGACGATCCGCTGGACTCCTCCAGCGTGCACCCGGAGTCCTACCCGGTGGTGCGGCGGATCCTCGAATCGACCGGTGACGACCTGGGATCGCTGATCGGCAACACGAAGGTGCTGCGGGGGCTCGCACCGGCCGAGTTCGTCGACGACTCCGTCGGGTTGCCGACCGTCACCGACATCCTCGCCGAACTGGAGAAGCCCGGGCGCGACCCGCGGCCGACGTTCCAGACCGCCACGTTCGCCGAAGGCGTGGAGAAGGTCACCGACATCGAACCGGGCATGCGGCTGGAAGGCGTGGTCACCAACGTGGCCGCGTTCGGCGCGTTCGTCGACGTGGGCGTGCACCAGGACGGCCTGGTGCACGTTTCGGCGATGTCGAAGAACTTCGTCAACGACCCGCACGACGTGGTCAAGTCCGGTGACGTGGTGACGGTGAAGGTGCTGGACGTGGACGTGCAGCGGAAGCGGATCTCGCTGACGCTGCGGCTCGACGACGACGTCACCGGCGGCGGACGCGGTGGCGACCGCGGTGCTGACAAGGCGAAGGGCGGCGACCGCGCCAAGGCGAAGGGCGGCGACCGCGCCAAGGGCAAGGACGGCGGTCAAGGCCGCGGCGGCGAGCAGAACCGCCCCGGGCAGAACCGCACCGGGCAGGGCCGCAACGAGGGCCAAGGCCGCGGCGGGCGCAAGGGCCGGGACTCGGCACCGGCCGGTGGAGCCCTGGCGGACGCGCTGCGGCGTGCCGGATTCGAGGGCTCGGGCAAGTGA
- a CDS encoding MerR family transcriptional regulator — MSEYRIDDLARAAGTTVRNVRVYQDRDLLPPPRRQGRRAIYSDAHLVRLRLIMNMLERGYAFAQIHEMVSAWESGRSLADVLGVEEVMGRSWAEQAPKVVSLPQLREMFGGELTQRNIRRALDQKLLERWGARFVAPSPQLLEAGRELVQLGVPLARVLDLAEQLQQDVDRVSALLVSLVREHVLRVGAGAALNDEEVARFSDVVARLRPLAMSALNAAAARSAERIIPEVLGDRLAELLEPGTTSDGAH; from the coding sequence GTGTCCGAATACCGGATCGACGACTTGGCTCGCGCTGCGGGAACGACGGTGCGCAACGTGCGGGTCTACCAGGACCGGGACCTGCTGCCGCCGCCGCGCAGGCAGGGCAGGCGGGCCATCTACTCGGATGCGCACCTAGTCCGGCTGCGCCTGATCATGAACATGCTGGAGCGCGGCTACGCCTTCGCCCAGATCCACGAGATGGTCTCGGCCTGGGAGTCCGGACGCAGCCTCGCCGACGTGCTCGGCGTGGAAGAGGTGATGGGGCGTTCCTGGGCGGAGCAGGCGCCGAAAGTGGTGTCGTTGCCGCAGCTGCGGGAGATGTTCGGCGGCGAGCTGACCCAGCGCAACATCCGTCGCGCCCTGGACCAGAAGCTGCTGGAGCGCTGGGGCGCGCGGTTCGTGGCCCCTTCGCCGCAGCTGCTGGAAGCCGGTCGTGAGCTGGTGCAGCTCGGCGTTCCGCTGGCGCGAGTGCTCGACCTGGCCGAGCAGTTGCAGCAGGACGTCGACCGCGTCTCGGCCCTGCTGGTGTCGCTGGTGCGCGAACACGTGCTGCGGGTCGGTGCCGGGGCGGCGCTCAACGACGAAGAGGTCGCCCGGTTCTCCGACGTGGTCGCGCGGCTGCGGCCGCTGGCGATGTCGGCGCTGAACGCGGCGGCGGCGCGTTCGGCGGAACGGATCATCCCCGAAGTGCTCGGTGACCGGCTCGCGGAGCTGCTCGAACCCGGGACGACTTCCGATGGGGCGCACTGA
- a CDS encoding tripartite tricarboxylate transporter permease — translation MQGFATALTPMNLVWAALGVLLGTAIGVLPGIGPAMAVALLLPVTYALEPTGAFIMFAGIYFGGMFGGSTTSILLNTPGESAAVVAAMEGNPMARQGRGAQALAAAAIGHFVGAIVGISLLTLLAPTVASVAVNIGAPDYLAVMVLAFIAVTSVLGKSRIRGFASLLIGLTIGLIGLDEMTGQQRLTFGILHLADGVDVVIVAVGLFAIGESLWVAAHLRQTSGNAIPVGRPWLGSDDLRRAWKPWLRGPVIGFPFGAIPAGGAEIPTFLSYVVEKRLSKRRDEFGKGAIEGIAGPEATASASAAGTMVSMLTLGLPTTAVAAVMLAAFQQYGIQPGPLLFQRESELVWALIASMFIGSVLLLVLNLPLAPLWAKLLRIPRPYLYAGILFFAAIGAYAVGGSPLDLVVLFIIGLIGFAMRRYGLPVLPAIIAVILGPTAEQQMRRALQISDGEVTGLVNTPFAITVYVIVLLILLWPLLARLLPRRPGAQDEQHESDRVEV, via the coding sequence ATGCAGGGGTTCGCCACCGCGCTGACCCCGATGAACCTGGTTTGGGCCGCGCTCGGAGTGCTGCTGGGCACCGCGATCGGCGTGCTGCCCGGCATCGGACCGGCGATGGCCGTGGCGCTGCTGCTGCCGGTGACCTACGCGCTGGAACCGACCGGGGCGTTCATCATGTTCGCCGGGATCTACTTCGGCGGCATGTTCGGCGGATCCACCACCTCGATCCTGCTGAACACGCCGGGGGAGAGCGCGGCGGTGGTGGCTGCGATGGAAGGCAACCCGATGGCGCGCCAGGGCCGCGGCGCGCAAGCGCTGGCTGCGGCCGCGATCGGGCACTTCGTCGGCGCCATCGTCGGCATCTCGCTGTTGACGCTGCTGGCACCGACCGTTGCTTCGGTGGCGGTGAACATCGGCGCACCGGACTACCTGGCGGTCATGGTGCTGGCATTCATCGCGGTGACCTCGGTGCTTGGCAAGTCCCGCATCCGCGGGTTCGCCTCGCTGCTGATCGGGCTGACGATCGGGCTGATCGGGCTGGACGAGATGACCGGCCAGCAGCGGCTCACCTTCGGCATCCTGCACCTGGCCGACGGGGTGGACGTGGTCATCGTCGCGGTCGGGTTGTTCGCCATCGGCGAATCGCTGTGGGTGGCCGCGCACCTGCGGCAGACCTCCGGGAACGCGATCCCGGTCGGGCGGCCGTGGCTGGGTTCCGACGACCTGCGGCGGGCTTGGAAGCCGTGGCTGCGCGGGCCGGTGATCGGCTTCCCGTTCGGCGCGATCCCGGCCGGTGGCGCGGAGATCCCGACGTTCCTGTCCTACGTGGTGGAGAAGCGGCTGTCCAAGCGCCGCGATGAGTTCGGCAAGGGCGCCATCGAAGGTATCGCCGGGCCGGAAGCCACCGCCAGCGCCTCGGCCGCGGGAACGATGGTGTCGATGCTGACCCTCGGGCTGCCGACCACCGCGGTCGCGGCGGTGATGCTCGCGGCGTTCCAGCAGTACGGCATCCAGCCCGGCCCGCTGCTGTTCCAACGGGAATCGGAGCTGGTGTGGGCGCTGATCGCGAGCATGTTCATCGGCTCGGTGCTGCTGCTGGTGCTGAACCTGCCGCTGGCCCCGCTGTGGGCGAAGCTGCTGCGGATCCCGCGGCCGTACCTGTACGCGGGGATCCTGTTCTTCGCCGCGATCGGGGCGTACGCGGTCGGTGGCTCGCCGCTGGACCTGGTGGTGCTGTTCATCATCGGGCTCATCGGGTTCGCGATGCGCCGCTACGGGCTTCCGGTGCTGCCCGCGATCATCGCGGTGATCCTCGGCCCCACCGCGGAACAGCAGATGCGGCGTGCGTTGCAGATCAGTGACGGCGAAGTCACCGGTTTGGTGAACACGCCGTTCGCGATCACGGTCTACGTCATCGTGCTGCTGATCCTGCTGTGGCCGCTGCTGGCCCGGTTGCTGCCGCGTCGGCCGGGTGCGCAGGACGAACAGCACGAGTCCGACCGGGTGGAGGTCTGA
- a CDS encoding tripartite tricarboxylate transporter TctB family protein: MNTTTGTSWRDWLRERSELGICALLAALGVLVLLDAATIASDFTQRGPLGPKTVPIVVGVLLLVVSALLARDVLRGGRGESEAGEDIDLTAPSDWRTVLLLAAAFLANAALINVVGFPLSGMILFWGSAYALGSRNTARDPLIAAVLSVVTYVLFNQLLGVPLPGGPLMGVL, encoded by the coding sequence ATGAACACCACCACCGGAACATCGTGGCGGGATTGGCTGCGGGAGCGCTCCGAACTCGGCATCTGCGCGCTGCTGGCCGCGCTCGGTGTGCTCGTGCTGCTCGACGCCGCCACCATCGCCTCCGACTTCACCCAGCGCGGGCCGCTCGGTCCGAAGACGGTGCCGATCGTCGTGGGCGTGCTGCTGCTGGTCGTGTCCGCCCTGCTGGCACGGGATGTGCTGCGCGGCGGGCGCGGCGAGTCCGAAGCGGGTGAGGACATCGACCTCACCGCGCCGAGCGACTGGCGCACGGTGCTGCTGCTGGCCGCGGCGTTCCTCGCGAACGCCGCGCTGATCAACGTGGTCGGCTTCCCGCTGTCCGGAATGATCTTGTTCTGGGGTTCGGCCTACGCCCTCGGCAGCCGCAACACCGCGCGGGACCCGCTGATCGCGGCGGTGCTCTCGGTCGTGACCTACGTGCTGTTCAACCAGCTGCTCGGGGTTCCGCTGCCGGGCGGTCCGCTGATGGGGGTGTTGTGA
- a CDS encoding tripartite tricarboxylate transporter substrate binding protein, which produces MRLRTALSVVFSVLLVLLVPPLMSTGSDEGTDQIRGLRMLVPNSPGGGYDVTARTAVKAMEDTKLNSNVEVFNLPGAGGTVGLGRVVNERGNGKLAMSMGLGVVGSVYTNHSPVSLEDTTPVAKLVEEPNVVVVAKDSPYHSLDQLIADWRRDPGQTPVGGGSSPGGPDHLAPMLMAKAIGLSPKQVNYVPFDGGGELLASVLGGKVDFGVSGMGEYRDQIEAGELRVLGVTGAQRIPGVNAPTLQEAGVDVTFTNWRGIVAPPGLSEADRNKLIDLFTRLSATPEWKEALRRNNWTDAFQPGPQFGEFLRQENDRVVSVLKELGLA; this is translated from the coding sequence GTGCGGCTGCGCACTGCGCTTTCCGTGGTCTTCTCGGTGCTGCTCGTGCTGCTGGTGCCACCGCTGATGAGCACCGGCTCCGACGAGGGCACCGACCAGATCCGCGGCTTGCGGATGCTGGTGCCGAACTCGCCAGGCGGCGGCTACGACGTCACCGCCCGCACCGCGGTCAAGGCGATGGAGGACACCAAACTCAACAGCAACGTCGAAGTGTTCAACCTGCCCGGGGCGGGCGGCACCGTCGGGCTCGGCCGGGTGGTCAACGAGCGCGGCAACGGCAAGCTCGCGATGTCGATGGGCCTGGGCGTGGTCGGCAGCGTCTACACCAACCACTCGCCGGTTTCGCTGGAAGACACCACGCCGGTCGCCAAGCTCGTCGAGGAACCGAACGTGGTGGTGGTCGCCAAGGACTCGCCGTACCACTCGCTGGACCAGCTGATCGCCGACTGGCGCCGTGATCCCGGGCAGACCCCGGTCGGCGGCGGATCCTCGCCGGGCGGGCCGGACCACTTGGCCCCGATGCTGATGGCCAAGGCGATCGGGCTGAGCCCGAAGCAGGTCAACTACGTGCCCTTCGACGGCGGCGGGGAACTGCTGGCCTCCGTGCTCGGCGGCAAGGTCGACTTCGGCGTGTCCGGCATGGGCGAGTACCGGGACCAGATCGAAGCCGGCGAGCTGCGCGTGCTCGGCGTCACCGGAGCGCAGCGGATCCCCGGCGTAAACGCGCCCACGCTCCAGGAGGCCGGCGTGGACGTCACGTTCACCAACTGGCGCGGCATCGTCGCCCCGCCCGGGCTTTCCGAGGCCGACCGCAACAAGCTGATCGACCTGTTCACCAGGCTCAGCGCCACACCCGAGTGGAAAGAGGCGTTGCGGCGCAACAACTGGACCGACGCGTTCCAGCCGGGCCCGCAGTTCGGCGAGTTCCTGCGGCAGGAGAACGACCGGGTCGTCTCGGTGCTCAAGGAGTTGGGACTGGCATGA
- a CDS encoding sensor histidine kinase, translating into MRGPLSRQFLGWQLVIIFLLLTSIAVFSVSQSGSSFRATEGRRMLSVAEDLAATEGVRMSLLDPFRQDALPAFAESARSLSGADHVIIADPRGTVLTSPDPDQRGQPLPLGASTVLSGHAWVGEVRAGGVDSLVAHVPVIGPGARVVGVVAAGRETPDFFAGVKRAPGEPLGLLAFAGFLGIAGSILLARRVKRQTLGLEPQEITRLVEHREAMLHGIREGVLGADQQNRITVVNDQARELLALPADCVGRHIDSLGLGDRARDVLTGRTGGVDQIVLRHGRVVVLNRMPLPAVGAVVTMRDRTELVDLQRELAAHRTTSDTLRAQAHEFTNRLHTISGLIELGEYDELARFVDRVSHTHEQWRAEVGRRIADPATAALLVAKFSLAAERGVQLRLSEDSELGELDEQLSADLTTVLGNLVDNALDAAEGPDGRIEADLRQRDGAITVVVRDSGPGVAPEIVEEVFRHGFTTKAARDEQRGLGLALTRQICRRRGGGVDVRNERGAVFTARLTSEVRA; encoded by the coding sequence GTGCGGGGACCGCTGTCGCGCCAGTTCCTCGGCTGGCAGCTCGTGATCATCTTCCTGCTGCTGACCTCGATCGCGGTGTTCTCGGTGTCGCAGTCGGGCTCGTCGTTCCGGGCCACCGAGGGCCGCCGGATGCTGTCGGTGGCCGAGGACCTCGCCGCCACCGAGGGCGTGCGGATGAGCCTGCTCGACCCGTTCCGGCAGGACGCGCTGCCCGCGTTCGCCGAGAGCGCGCGCAGCCTCTCCGGTGCCGACCACGTGATCATCGCGGATCCGCGGGGAACCGTGCTCACCTCGCCCGATCCGGATCAGCGCGGCCAACCGCTGCCGCTGGGCGCGAGCACCGTGCTGTCCGGGCACGCATGGGTCGGCGAAGTCCGCGCAGGCGGAGTGGATTCGCTGGTCGCGCACGTGCCGGTGATCGGCCCGGGCGCGCGGGTGGTCGGCGTGGTCGCGGCGGGCCGGGAAACCCCGGACTTCTTCGCGGGCGTCAAGCGAGCGCCGGGCGAACCGCTGGGACTGCTGGCCTTCGCCGGGTTCCTCGGCATCGCCGGATCGATCCTGCTGGCGCGCCGGGTGAAGCGGCAGACGCTCGGGCTGGAGCCGCAGGAGATCACCCGCCTGGTCGAGCACCGGGAGGCGATGCTGCACGGCATCCGCGAAGGAGTGCTCGGCGCCGACCAGCAGAACCGGATCACCGTGGTCAACGACCAGGCGCGCGAGCTGCTCGCGCTGCCCGCCGACTGCGTGGGCAGGCACATCGACTCGCTGGGATTGGGCGACCGCGCACGCGACGTGCTCACCGGCCGCACCGGCGGAGTCGACCAGATCGTGCTGCGGCACGGGCGCGTCGTGGTGCTCAACCGGATGCCGCTGCCCGCGGTCGGCGCGGTGGTCACCATGCGGGACCGCACCGAGTTGGTCGACCTGCAACGGGAGCTGGCGGCGCACCGCACGACCTCGGACACGCTGCGGGCGCAGGCGCACGAGTTCACCAACCGGCTGCACACCATCTCCGGGCTGATCGAACTCGGCGAGTACGACGAACTGGCCCGGTTCGTCGACCGGGTCAGCCACACCCACGAACAGTGGCGCGCGGAGGTCGGCAGGCGCATCGCCGACCCGGCCACCGCAGCGTTGCTGGTGGCCAAGTTCAGCCTCGCCGCCGAACGGGGCGTGCAGCTGCGGCTCAGCGAGGACAGCGAACTCGGCGAGCTCGACGAGCAGCTGTCCGCGGACCTGACCACCGTGCTGGGCAACCTCGTGGACAACGCGCTGGACGCGGCCGAAGGCCCGGACGGCCGGATCGAAGCCGACCTGCGCCAGCGCGACGGCGCGATCACGGTCGTGGTCCGCGACTCCGGGCCGGGGGTGGCGCCGGAGATCGTCGAGGAGGTCTTCCGGCACGGTTTCACCACCAAAGCCGCCCGCGACGAGCAACGCGGCCTCGGGCTCGCGCTGACCAGGCAGATCTGCCGCCGCCGCGGCGGCGGGGTGGACGTGCGCAACGAACGCGGCGCAGTGTTCACCGCCCGGCTGACCTCGGAGGTGCGCGCGTGA
- a CDS encoding response regulator: protein MIKVLVVDDDFMVAKIHSGYVQRVAGFEVVAVAHSGAEALRSVADLRPDLVLLDIYLPDMDGLGVLRALRTDDRPAAEPDVLVISAAQDLDTVRGAVRGGALHYLIKPFSFDALREQLERFRELHERLSELPGDAPAAQQDVDRLFGTPQRGASTPKGLASETAAVVQRVLQGTEGDLSASECAQAAELSRVSARKYLEHFVATGRAEVRLRHGGAGRPERRYRWSR from the coding sequence GTGATCAAAGTGCTGGTGGTGGACGACGACTTCATGGTCGCCAAGATCCACAGTGGCTACGTGCAGCGGGTCGCCGGCTTCGAGGTGGTCGCCGTGGCGCATTCCGGCGCGGAAGCACTGCGCTCGGTCGCCGACCTGCGGCCCGATCTGGTGCTGCTGGACATCTACCTGCCGGACATGGACGGGCTCGGCGTGCTGCGCGCGCTGCGCACCGACGACCGGCCGGCGGCCGAACCGGACGTGCTGGTGATCAGCGCGGCGCAGGACCTGGACACCGTGCGCGGGGCGGTGCGCGGCGGAGCGCTGCACTACCTGATCAAGCCGTTCAGCTTCGACGCGTTGCGCGAGCAGCTGGAGCGCTTCCGGGAACTGCACGAGCGGTTGAGCGAGCTGCCCGGCGACGCACCTGCGGCGCAGCAGGACGTGGACCGGCTGTTCGGCACGCCGCAACGCGGGGCGAGCACGCCGAAAGGGCTCGCCAGCGAAACCGCAGCGGTCGTGCAGCGGGTGCTGCAGGGCACCGAGGGCGACCTGTCCGCCAGCGAGTGCGCGCAGGCCGCCGAACTCTCCCGCGTATCGGCGCGCAAGTACCTGGAGCACTTCGTCGCCACCGGCCGCGCCGAGGTGCGGTTGCGCCACGGCGGTGCGGGACGGCCGGAACGCCGCTACCGGTGGAGCCGCTGA
- a CDS encoding hydrogenase maturation protease, with amino-acid sequence MRVLVAGIGNIFLGDDGFGVHVVERLAESTPPDGVRFADFGIRGLHLAYELLDGYDVLVLVDAIAGRGTPGAVSVIEAEMPTTAPDVLDAHGMTPDVVLGLLRKLGGTIGKTFVVGCEPVDCSERIGLSTAVNASVDQAVDLTRGLLDEIIDCPAAS; translated from the coding sequence ATGCGCGTCCTGGTCGCCGGGATCGGGAACATCTTCCTCGGCGACGACGGTTTCGGCGTCCACGTCGTCGAACGCCTCGCCGAAAGCACGCCACCGGACGGGGTTCGCTTCGCGGACTTCGGAATCCGCGGGCTGCACCTGGCCTACGAGCTCCTCGACGGCTACGACGTGCTGGTACTCGTCGACGCCATCGCAGGACGTGGCACGCCCGGCGCGGTATCCGTGATCGAGGCGGAAATGCCCACCACCGCACCGGATGTGCTGGACGCGCACGGCATGACCCCCGACGTCGTGCTCGGCCTGCTGCGCAAACTCGGTGGCACGATCGGCAAAACGTTCGTCGTCGGATGTGAGCCGGTGGATTGTTCCGAAAGGATCGGTCTTTCCACTGCGGTAAACGCCTCAGTGGACCAAGCCGTCGATCTCACCCGCGGCCTCCTCGACGAGATCATCGACTGCCCAGCGGCATCCTGA
- a CDS encoding hydrogenase expression protein HypE, whose amino-acid sequence MSATSAEQDSPPRAIDELHILWTSEGMSCDGDTVSVTNAKLPSLEDVVLGTVPGLPKVHLHNKVLAYETGEDFMTAFRKAERDELGPFVLVVEGSIPNERINGDGYWTAMGNDPETGEPITVNEWIDRLAPKAWAVVAIGTCATYGGIHAMAGNPTGSMGLADYLGWDFRSAGGLPIVNVPGCPVQPDNFMETLLWVLHQAAGLAPTIPLDDQLRPTWLFGKTVHEGCDRAAYYEQADFAADYNSPKCQVKIGCWGPVVNCNVTKRGWMDGIGGCPNVGGICIGCTMPGFPDKFMPFMDEPPGATLSSTLLRAYGPFIRTMRGITNHTANKEPKWRHKEPALTSGYEPRWPNGRAQS is encoded by the coding sequence ATGAGTGCGACATCGGCCGAGCAGGACTCGCCGCCGCGGGCCATCGACGAACTGCACATCCTCTGGACCTCCGAGGGAATGAGCTGCGACGGCGACACGGTCTCGGTGACCAACGCGAAGCTGCCGAGCCTGGAGGACGTCGTGCTCGGCACCGTGCCGGGTCTGCCGAAGGTCCACTTGCACAACAAGGTCCTCGCCTACGAAACCGGCGAGGACTTCATGACGGCGTTCCGCAAGGCCGAGCGCGACGAACTCGGGCCGTTCGTGCTCGTCGTGGAAGGCTCCATTCCGAACGAACGGATCAACGGCGACGGCTACTGGACCGCAATGGGCAACGACCCCGAAACCGGCGAACCCATCACGGTCAACGAATGGATCGACCGCCTAGCGCCCAAAGCGTGGGCCGTGGTGGCGATCGGCACCTGCGCCACCTACGGCGGAATCCACGCCATGGCGGGAAACCCGACCGGCTCGATGGGGCTTGCCGACTACCTCGGCTGGGATTTCCGCTCCGCGGGCGGACTTCCGATCGTCAACGTGCCCGGATGCCCGGTGCAGCCCGACAACTTCATGGAAACCCTGCTGTGGGTGCTGCACCAAGCCGCAGGGCTCGCCCCGACGATCCCGCTGGACGACCAGCTGCGGCCCACCTGGCTGTTCGGCAAGACCGTGCACGAGGGCTGCGACCGAGCCGCCTACTACGAGCAGGCCGACTTCGCCGCCGACTACAACTCCCCCAAGTGCCAGGTGAAAATCGGCTGCTGGGGCCCGGTGGTCAACTGCAACGTCACCAAGCGCGGGTGGATGGACGGCATCGGTGGCTGCCCCAACGTGGGCGGGATCTGCATCGGCTGCACCATGCCCGGCTTCCCCGACAAGTTCATGCCGTTCATGGACGAGCCTCCCGGCGCCACGTTGTCGTCCACACTGCTGCGCGCCTACGGCCCGTTCATCCGCACGATGCGCGGAATCACCAACCACACCGCGAACAAGGAACCCAAGTGGCGCCACAAGGAACCGGCGCTCACCAGTGGCTACGAGCCACGCTGGCCGAACGGCCGGGCACAGAGCTAA